The window ACGGTATAAATTTAACAGCCGCTGATGTGAATAGCGACGGTGATATAAATGCTATAGATTACGCTATGTTAAAAAGCTATTTGTTAAATGGTAATTAACAAAAACAAGTTTAGAAGGAGGGATTTAATTATGTTAAGAAAGGTGTTTCTGGGCTTTTTAATTAGTGTAATGCTGATAACTTGTTGTAGTTTTCAACAAGGGATATCAGCTGCAACGGCACGTCAGATGGAAAATCTGGACAGGGGTGTAGTAGCAGTTAAAGTCAGCAGTGGCGTTTATATAAGTTGGCGTGTATTGGGTACTGAAACAGCTGATGTAACCTATAATCTTTACCGGGACTCAGTAAAGCTGACTAACATATCAGGTGCAAGTAATTATGTTGACAAGTCAGGTACTATGAGTTCAAAGTACTCTGTAAGTGCAGTAATAAACGGTAACGAACAGGCAATGTCATCGGAAGTAAACGTATGGGGAAGCAATTATCTGCAAATTCCCCTCCAGATTCCCAATGGAGGAACGACACCTGACGGAGTGGCATATACATATAGTGCCAATGACTGCAGTGTTGGGGATTTGGACGGGGACGGACAATATGAAATTGTTTTGAAATGGGACCCTTCAAATGCAAAGGACAACTCACAAAGCGGATATACGGGGAATGTATACATAGATGCATATAAAATGAACGGTAAACGTTTATGGAGAATTGACCTTGGAAAAAATATCCGTGCAGGTGCCCATTATACACAATTTATGGTATACGATTTAGATGGCGACGGTAAAGCGGAAATAGCATGTAAAACTTCAGACGGAACCAAAGACGGTATGGGAAATGTAATAGGAAATGCAGGTGCGGACTACCGTAATTCTTCTGGATATATACTGACAGGTTCTGAATACCTGAGCATATTTGAAGGTGCCACAGGTAAGGCGCTTTACACAGGAAACTATGAGCCAGCCCGAGGTACTGTTTCCGGTTGGGGAGATTCATATGGCAATCGAGTTGACCGTTTTCTGGGATGTATTGCATATCTGGATGGTGTGCACCCAAGTCTTGTTATGTGCAGGGGATACTACACAAGGACAGTGTTGGTTGCCTACGACTGGAACGGCTCAACCTTAACCAAACGTTGGACTTTCGACAGCAACAGCAGCGGTAATTCCCGTTATGCCGGACAAGGCAACCACAATCTTAGTGTAGCTGATGTGGATGAGGACGGAAAGGACGAGATTGTCTATGGCTCCTGTACCATTGATGATTCAGGAAAGGGACTGTACACTACAGATTTAAGACACGGAGATTCAATGCATCTGGGGGACCTTAACCCCAACCGACCGGGCCTTGAAGTCTGGTCCTGCCATGAGGATACCGCAGGCAACGGAGGAGTCGGTGCGTCCTTCCGCGATGCTAAGACGGGAAGTGTGATTTTTAAGTTTGGGGCATCCAAAGATGTGGGAAGGGCGTGTTCGGCAGATTTGACCGCACAATATCCCGGTGAGGAGGTATGGGCGGCAGGCTCACCTTTGTACAGCTGTACCGGACAAAACATCGGTTCTGCACCTTCCCAGAAGAATTTTGCGATATGGTGGGACGGAGATGAACTTCGTGAGCTTTTAGACGGTACAAGCATCACTAAATACGGTGGAGGAACATTGCTTTCGGCAGTAGACTGTGCATCCAACAACGGCACAAAGTCCACTCCCTGTCTACAGGCGGATATATTGGGTGACTGGAGGGAAGAGGCTGTATGGAGAACCTCCGATAACAAATACTTAAATATTTATACAACCACAGACTTAACAAGCAGGCGTATTTATACCTTGATGCACAATGCTGTATACAGATTGGGAATAGCCTGGCAGAATGTAGCATATAACCAGCCTCCCCATACAGGCTTTTTCTTAGGAAGTGGCATGGCAACACCTCCGCAGCCTTCTATATATCTGGCAGGAGGTAAACCTGTTACTATTGACGGTAAACTGATAAAGGCGTTAGCAGTAAATGATACCGAAAATTCCGGTGACTGGTCAATCCAACAAAATCTGCAGGTTGGGGATGTGGTGTACGGTGACAGGACATATAAATTTACACAGGTTCCTCAGGAGCTTACGGGTTGTGAATGGATAAGGACGGCATGTGATTCCAAAATATATTCTGCCGATGAAGCCACTTTTACGGCAAAATCAGATATAACGGTTTATACGGGCTTGGATACAAGAGCTGCAAGTATTCCGGATTGGCTGAAGGGATGGACTTTCACAGGGAAAACCTTGATAAGTGATAACAGCTCTGTTGACTACAACCTATATAAAAAAGATTATACTGCAAATTCTCTTGTAACTCTTGGCACAAACGGTGCCTCTGCAAGCTTGGTAAACTATGTTGTTATCGTAAAGCCACAGGCAGCAGAGTTCCTTTTAGGTGATGCAAATGGTGACGGTGAGGTAAATTCTCTTGATTATGCCATGCTCAAGTCATACCTTCTGGAAAAGATAAGTTTGTCACAGGAAGCCATGAAGGCCGTTGATTTTAATAATGATAATACAATAGATTCTATTGATTTGGCTTTGTTCAGAAAGAATTTATTGGAAGTCTTATAATTAATTAATAAGAAGGCAGTTCATATTAAAAATAAACAAAGGGTCGGGAGATAAAAAGCTTTCCGACTCTTTGTTTATTTTTAATACTTAGTAAGTGGTGCGAAATACCGTTAAATTCAAATATTTACATCACAGTTTTTATTTGCTATATTATAGTTTATATGCCTTGGGTTGTTTTTACCACTTTATATTAGCCTTTTATAATAGTTGTTTATTAATTCTTGTTAGGGGGATTTATTTGAAAAAGAAAGCAAAAGAGGTGTCAAATTTAGCTTCAATAAAGAATAACATCTTTGCGTTGAAAATAGCATGGAGTATTACTAAAAGCAATGTAATCCATGCATTGATGCTTAATATCTTAGGATATTTTGAATGGGTGTTTTTCAGCACAATTTTTATGAGGTACATAATCAAAGCATTTGAAAAGAAAATGAGCTTTAACAGTATAACGGTATTTATATTAATTTGCGGTGGGGTATTTGCATTAATCGGATTATACAGAAGCTATGTAAACAATGTAGCGTTCCCACTAAACATGACTAAAACATACGAAGGTCTGTATATGAAACTGTATCAAAAGGCCAGAAATGTTGAACTTAGCTGCTTCGAGGATGTGGAATTTTATAATAAATACACTATGGCAGTTGACGGTGCCGGAGACAAAATTGCAAGCGTAGTGAAAAATGCATGGGGTATATTAGTAGGTATATTTGCAACTATTATAGTGTTTTTTTCCATGTATGACATAGACAAGATGGCTGTGCTATTTGTAGTTTTCCCAATAATAGGAAACTTTATTTTTGGCGGCATTTTGAACAAGCTGGAGCTGAAAAGGTACAAAGAAGGCATACCTAATGAGAGAGTTTTTCAGTATGTAAACAGAGTTATGTATCTGGCTGAATATGCAAAAGAAATGCGACTATCCAAGGTTTACAGCCTGATAAAGGAAAAATATAACGATGCTATAAAAAAGACTATCAGTATAGCAGATAAATATGGGACTAAATCTATAATAATGGAAGTACTGAAAGTTGTATTTACATTTTCCGTAATTTTTGAGGGTGTCTTACTTTACGGTGCTTACAGAGCAATTGTCGTGAAGAGTATTTCTCTTTCGGATCTCGCAGTACTTTCAAGTACAATGGTGTCTGCTACATGGATTTTAATAGGCTTGTTTAACAATATTGTGGAGGCTATGAAGAACGGATTGTTTGTTAATAACCTGCGTACCTTTATAGAATACAAGGAAGTCATTCCTGAAGACTGGGACGGGGATATGCCTGAAACTGTTATTTCATCTATTGAATTCCGCAATGTCAGCTTTTCTTACAAGGACGGCAAATATGCATTAAAGAATCTGAATTTTTGCATATCAGGAAATAATGTTGTAGCTGTTGTAGGACATAACGGGGCAGGAAAATCAACGATTATCAAGCTGCTGTTCCGTCTGTATGACCCTACCAACGGAGAAATCCTTGTAAACGGCAGAAACATAAAGGAATACAATCTCAGGGCCTACCGACAATTGTTTGCCGCGGCTTTTCAGGATTACAAGGTACTTGCTCTTTCTGTAAAAGATAATGTTTTGATGGGGCACAAAGTTGAAAATGAGGATGAAGCGGTTATAGAAGCTTTAAAGAAAACCGGTGTGTATGAAAAGGTTGAGACTCTGTCAAAAGGAATAAATACCATATTAACCAAGGAATTTGACGAGGACGGAGCTGTTCTTTCAGGGGGCCAATATCAGAAAATAGTAGTCGCAAGAGCCTTTGTTCAGAATACTCCCATCAAGGTTTTTGACGAACCTTCATCAGCTCTTGACCCAATTGCCGAATATGATTTATATAAAAGCATAATGAGTGAGAGTAAAGACAAAACAATGATATTCATATCCCACCGTCTTTCATCAGTAAAAAATGCGGACAGGGTATTCATGTTTGAACATGGAGAGCTTATTGAACAGGGAACTCATGACGAGTTGATGAAACTGAAGGGCTCCTATGCGGATATGTATACAAAACAGGCTATGAACTATCTGGCAGTGGATAAAATAGAAGAGGGGGTTGCACTATGAGTGATATGAATAAGAAACAGCCCTTTAAACAGGTGTGGGACAATAATTTGTTCATATTTAAAATCTGTTTTTCAGCTTCACCATTATATATTATAGCTTTTATATTTGACATATTAAGAAACCAGTTTTTAATATTTTTAGAGCATACCTATGGTATAGGATATGTACTTGAATCAGTTGAATTTGGACGGCCCTTTTATAAGGTAGCGGTATTTATAGCAATCCTGTTTACCTTGATAGCTTTGGGTATGGTGTATGGTGCTTTTGTGAATCAGCTGATATCAAAAAAGGCCTTGCCGAAGATGAAACAAAAATTCAAGTTTATGCTTTATGAAAAGGCACAGGAACTGGATTTGGAATGTTACGATAATCCCGAATACTATAATGAGTTTGTTCTGGCTGTTTCCGAAGCGGATAATCAGGTGGAGAGGCTGTTGGAATTTCTCAATAAGATATTTACGGGACTTACGGTTTTTGTAACTACAGGAACGTATTTTCTTGTAAAAGACTGGTTTTCCATAACCTTTGTTCTGGTTTCCTTTATATTGTCCTTTGTACTCATGCAGATTTTTAACAAGATTAATTTTAAGCTGCGTTTGCAAAAAAATCCTGAGGAACGAAAAAGAGCTTATGTCAACCGTGTTTTCTATCTTAATGATTATGCCAAGGAGCTGAGGCTTAACCCCGATGTGTCAGACAAACTCTTTGACAAGTTTAAAGAAGCAAATAAGTCTATATATAACATTGATAAAGCAAATGCAAAAAAGAAGTTTGGTATAAGTTTTCTTAGAGACTATGTAGCTAATGACTTTATAAGCGACGTACTTTACATAACTTATCTGGTATATAAGGCCACGGTTTTACATGCAATTTCCTACAGCAGTGTTGTTATTTTATTTAACTCTTTCAGCAGACTGAAACAGAGTCTCAGAACTATAACGGAGATTTACCCTTATGCCAGCGAAACAAGCTTGTACATTGATAAAATCCGAAACTTCTTAAATTATGAGCCGAAAATTGTAAGCCGCAAAAAGCTTGATGTGCCTA of the Ruminiclostridium papyrosolvens DSM 2782 genome contains:
- a CDS encoding dockerin type I domain-containing protein gives rise to the protein MLRKVFLGFLISVMLITCCSFQQGISAATARQMENLDRGVVAVKVSSGVYISWRVLGTETADVTYNLYRDSVKLTNISGASNYVDKSGTMSSKYSVSAVINGNEQAMSSEVNVWGSNYLQIPLQIPNGGTTPDGVAYTYSANDCSVGDLDGDGQYEIVLKWDPSNAKDNSQSGYTGNVYIDAYKMNGKRLWRIDLGKNIRAGAHYTQFMVYDLDGDGKAEIACKTSDGTKDGMGNVIGNAGADYRNSSGYILTGSEYLSIFEGATGKALYTGNYEPARGTVSGWGDSYGNRVDRFLGCIAYLDGVHPSLVMCRGYYTRTVLVAYDWNGSTLTKRWTFDSNSSGNSRYAGQGNHNLSVADVDEDGKDEIVYGSCTIDDSGKGLYTTDLRHGDSMHLGDLNPNRPGLEVWSCHEDTAGNGGVGASFRDAKTGSVIFKFGASKDVGRACSADLTAQYPGEEVWAAGSPLYSCTGQNIGSAPSQKNFAIWWDGDELRELLDGTSITKYGGGTLLSAVDCASNNGTKSTPCLQADILGDWREEAVWRTSDNKYLNIYTTTDLTSRRIYTLMHNAVYRLGIAWQNVAYNQPPHTGFFLGSGMATPPQPSIYLAGGKPVTIDGKLIKALAVNDTENSGDWSIQQNLQVGDVVYGDRTYKFTQVPQELTGCEWIRTACDSKIYSADEATFTAKSDITVYTGLDTRAASIPDWLKGWTFTGKTLISDNSSVDYNLYKKDYTANSLVTLGTNGASASLVNYVVIVKPQAAEFLLGDANGDGEVNSLDYAMLKSYLLEKISLSQEAMKAVDFNNDNTIDSIDLALFRKNLLEVL
- a CDS encoding ABC transporter ATP-binding protein; protein product: MKKKAKEVSNLASIKNNIFALKIAWSITKSNVIHALMLNILGYFEWVFFSTIFMRYIIKAFEKKMSFNSITVFILICGGVFALIGLYRSYVNNVAFPLNMTKTYEGLYMKLYQKARNVELSCFEDVEFYNKYTMAVDGAGDKIASVVKNAWGILVGIFATIIVFFSMYDIDKMAVLFVVFPIIGNFIFGGILNKLELKRYKEGIPNERVFQYVNRVMYLAEYAKEMRLSKVYSLIKEKYNDAIKKTISIADKYGTKSIIMEVLKVVFTFSVIFEGVLLYGAYRAIVVKSISLSDLAVLSSTMVSATWILIGLFNNIVEAMKNGLFVNNLRTFIEYKEVIPEDWDGDMPETVISSIEFRNVSFSYKDGKYALKNLNFCISGNNVVAVVGHNGAGKSTIIKLLFRLYDPTNGEILVNGRNIKEYNLRAYRQLFAAAFQDYKVLALSVKDNVLMGHKVENEDEAVIEALKKTGVYEKVETLSKGINTILTKEFDEDGAVLSGGQYQKIVVARAFVQNTPIKVFDEPSSALDPIAEYDLYKSIMSESKDKTMIFISHRLSSVKNADRVFMFEHGELIEQGTHDELMKLKGSYADMYTKQAMNYLAVDKIEEGVAL
- a CDS encoding ABC transporter ATP-binding protein; its protein translation is MNKKQPFKQVWDNNLFIFKICFSASPLYIIAFIFDILRNQFLIFLEHTYGIGYVLESVEFGRPFYKVAVFIAILFTLIALGMVYGAFVNQLISKKALPKMKQKFKFMLYEKAQELDLECYDNPEYYNEFVLAVSEADNQVERLLEFLNKIFTGLTVFVTTGTYFLVKDWFSITFVLVSFILSFVLMQIFNKINFKLRLQKNPEERKRAYVNRVFYLNDYAKELRLNPDVSDKLFDKFKEANKSIYNIDKANAKKKFGISFLRDYVANDFISDVLYITYLVYKATVLHAISYSSVVILFNSFSRLKQSLRTITEIYPYASETSLYIDKIRNFLNYEPKIVSRKKLDVPKAPKPFKLDNVSFAYKEGEKRVINNINMTINPYEKIALVGYNGAGKTTLIKLLMRLYDVQDGTISLDGINIKDYDVARYHDHVGTVFQDYMIYAATVKENVLMDNADGVQEKPVMTALEQSGFAQRLQSFKHGLNTPLTAEFEEDGVNLSGGESQKIAISRAFYKDSSLIILDEPSSALDPIAEYQLNQSMLEAAANKSVVFISHRLSTTRLADKIFMLENGRIIEAGSHDELLQLNGKYAEMWRVQAGQYIQV